The DNA window GCCTGCCGACCAACGGCGCACCGGCGATGATCGAAGACCCCACCTGGATTGCTATCGGCGCCGAGAGTTTCCTCGGTCTGCCGATCATCATCTGGATCGTGGTGGTGCTGTTCGCCTTCAATCACGTGCTGCTGTCGAAGACGACCTTTGGTCGCCGCGCCTATCTCACCGGTGGCAATCGTGAAGCGGCCGTCTACTCGGGCATCAAGGTCGACCGGGTCAAGATCACCATCTTCATGATCTCCGGCATCATGGCGGCGATCTCCGGCATCCTGCTGTCGTCGCGCCTCTATTCGGCGCAGACCAACGCTGGCACCAGCTATGAACTCGATGCCATCGCGGCGGCGGTGCTCGGTGGCACCAGCCTTGCCGGCGGCGTCGGCACCATGATCGGCACCATCATCGGCGCCCTGATCATCGGCATCATGAACAACGGCATGAACATGCTGTCCGTTCCCTACTTCTACCAGTTGATCGTCAAGGGCTTGGTCATTCTGCTGGCCGTCTGGCTCGACGTTCGCTCCAAGCGGGCCAAGCAATAATGCGTCAAAGCAAGGTTCTCACCATCGGCGAAGTGCTGGTGGAAATCGTCGCCACCGAGCGTGGCGATGGCTTTCGCGAGCCGGTCAAGCTGATCGGTCCCTTTCCCTCCGGCGCGCCGGCCATCTTCATCGATCAGGTGGGCAAGCTCGGGCAAGCGTCGGCGATCATCTCGCGAGTTGGTGACGACGATTTCGGCCACGTCAATCTGGACCGGCTGACGCGCGACGGCGTCGATGTGTCCGGCATCGAAGTCGATCCGCTGGGTACCACCGGCAGCGCCTTCGTGCGCTATCGCGAGGATGGCGGTCGCAACTTCGTCTTCAACATCCGCCATAGCGCCTGTGGCAGCATCGAGCTCAAGGGCCCGGCCACCGCGCTCATCGAGACTTGCACCCACATGCATGTCATGGGCTCCTCGCTCTACGCGCCGAGCGTGGTGGAGGCCGTGCTGACGGCGACGCGGACGATAAAGGCCAAGGGGGGCACGGTTTCGTTCGACCCCAACCTTCGCGCCGAGATCCTGAACAGCCCTGGCATGCGCGAGGCGCTTGCCATTGTTCTGGCCGAGACCGACCTGTTCCTGCCGAGCGGCGAGGAGTTGTTCCTGTTCTCGCCAGCCGACAGCGAGAAAAAAGCGATCGCCAACCTCCTGAAGAGTGGCATCAAGGCCGTCGTTTTGAAGCGTGGCGCTGCCGGCGCCAGCTATTTCGATGCAACCGGTGAAATCAGTCTGCCGGGCTTCCAGGTGACGGAAGTCGACCCCACCGGTGCCGGTGACTGCTT is part of the Pleomorphomonas sp. PLEO genome and encodes:
- a CDS encoding ABC transporter permease, translated to MSDEKHATAQKPYVKLLRQYGGILVSLIVLCIIFSVMNPRFMTIANFMNVLQQIAVIAIAAFGMTWVILLGEIDLSIGSIIAVAGMAAAQAFLAGFGFVPTLVLTLLAGAAMGLANGVLIAKLGLPSFIVTVATMGIFRGLVSLPTNGAPAMIEDPTWIAIGAESFLGLPIIIWIVVVLFAFNHVLLSKTTFGRRAYLTGGNREAAVYSGIKVDRVKITIFMISGIMAAISGILLSSRLYSAQTNAGTSYELDAIAAAVLGGTSLAGGVGTMIGTIIGALIIGIMNNGMNMLSVPYFYQLIVKGLVILLAVWLDVRSKRAKQ
- a CDS encoding sugar kinase; amino-acid sequence: MRQSKVLTIGEVLVEIVATERGDGFREPVKLIGPFPSGAPAIFIDQVGKLGQASAIISRVGDDDFGHVNLDRLTRDGVDVSGIEVDPLGTTGSAFVRYREDGGRNFVFNIRHSACGSIELKGPATALIETCTHMHVMGSSLYAPSVVEAVLTATRTIKAKGGTVSFDPNLRAEILNSPGMREALAIVLAETDLFLPSGEELFLFSPADSEKKAIANLLKSGIKAVVLKRGAAGASYFDATGEISLPGFQVTEVDPTGAGDCFGATFVTFWLAGADPEMALRYANAAGAKAVTRSGPMEGASTRAELDALIAEQRS